GCGTTTGATTGTGCTTAAGCAAGCGATTGGAGTGACCGCAGCGATTACGCCGTGGAATTTCCCAGCCGCAATGATCACTCGCAAAATTGCACCTGCTTTGGCTGCGGGGTGTTCGATGTTGGTCAAACCTGCGGAACAGACTCCGTTAACTGCCTATGCTTTGGCGGTACTGGCAGAGCAGGCAGGCTTACCTGCTGATCTATTTATTTTGATCAGTGGTGATGCGGTGGCTGTCGGGCAAACTTTATGTGCAAGTGATACGGTACGTAAGCTCAGCTTTACAGGTTCAACCGATGTTGGTCGTATTCTGATGAAACAATGTGCGCCAACCATCAAAAAGCTTTCTCTAGAGCTGGGTGGCAATGCCCCTGTGATTATTTTTGATGATGCCGATGTTGAGCGTGCAGTGCAGGGCATTATGGTCAGCAAGTTCCGTAACAGCGGACAAACTTGTGTCTGTGCCAACCGTATTTATGTTCAGGCCGGGATTTATGAAACCATTTGTGAGCGCTTAAAAATCGCCGTTGAACAACAACTTCGTGTTGGTGATGGACGTGAAGACGGTGTTACCCAAGGTCCATTGATTGACCAAGACGCAGTTGAAAAAGTGCAATCGCATATTGCCGATGCGGTCAGTCAGGGTGCTTCGGTTGTTGTCGGTGGTCAAGCGCATGCCTTGGGAAAAACCTTCTTTGAACCGACCATCTTAAGAGATGTCACTCAGCAGATGAAAGTTGCTAAAGAAGAAACCTTTGGTCCATTAGCACCGTTGTTCCGTTTCAATGACGAAGCTGAAGCTGTTGCAATGGCCAATGATACGGAGTTTGGCTTGGCGAGTTATATTTTTACCCAAGACATGGCACGCCAATGGCGGGTAGGTGAAGCACTGCAATATGGTATGGTCGGTGTGAATACAGGGCTGATTTCCAATGAGGTTGCGCCTTTTGGTGGAATTAAACAGTCCGGCTTAGGTCGTGAAGGTTCACAATTTGGGATTGAGGAATATCTGGAACTGAAATATATGTGTGTCGATATTTCTTAATTGAAAATGGTTGATGGTCTGAACGAGCGTACTCCTTTCTTCAGACCTTTTTATCCATTCAAGCACTTCAGAGATGAGGTGCTTTTTGTATTGAAAATGCGGGGTAATTTTTGAGATCTATTGCATCTCGATTTTCATGCTTATTTAAATGGTACCTATGTTTTCAACCAAATTGGTTCTCGGTTTTATTCAAAAATCACAGACAATGAAAAGTGCAAAAATAAATATGGATAATGGAATAACGGACCTATGAAAAAGAAATTATGGTTAGGACTCAGCGTTTGTTTGATGACCTTCGGGACTCAGGCACAAACACCACAAGCGGATATCATTGTGATGAATGCAGATATCCGAACTTCAAATCCAGCCAAACCGAAAGCACAAGCATTTGCAATTAAAGATGGTAAGTTTCTGGCCGTTGGTAATAATGCCTTTATTCAAAATATGGCAAGTCCAAAGACACAGGTGATTGATGCCCAAGGTAAAACAGTTCTTCCGGGTTTGACCGATGCACATACTCATTTATTGGGTGGTCTGGAACTGTGGGAGGGCGTAGATCTGTTTGGGATCACTGATCGGCAAGAATGGTTTAAATTGATTGCCAAACGAGATAAAGAACTCGCGAAAGATGCGTGGTTGGTCGGTGGGCGCTGGGATGTCAGCGCCATGAAGGACAATCGTATGCCAACACGTCAGGAGCTGGATGCAATTGTGCCTGATCGACCTGTGGTGTTACAGGATATTGATTATCATACCGTTTGGGTAAACAGCAAGGCGATGCAATTGCTGGGAATCGATAAAAATACCAAAGCACCAGAAGGGGGGGAGATTGTTAAAGATCCACAAACAGGCGAGCCGACAGGAATCTTTAAAGAAACGGCAGCCAATCAACTGATCTTAGCCAGCCCGCAATATACAAAAGCATTACTCTCAGGCAAAGCCGCAATCCCAGTGGTTGAAAAAATCGTTGCTCATTTTAACAGCTTGGGAATAACCTCGGTACATGATATGTGGGCTGAACTCGCTACAGTGTATCCAGCTTTACTTGAGTCACAGAAACAGTTACCGATGCGTATTCGTTTTGGATTAATGGCTGGGGAAGATCAGGCAACGCTGGCACAACTGCAAAGCTATGCCAAACAACGGGATCAACTGAATCAACGTTTTATCCAAAAAGAGCAGCAGTGGCAGAAAGGGCCGCAGTTCCGTTTTGGTTATATGAAATATTTTGTTGATGGTACGCTGATGAGCTATACCGCTGCACTGAATGAACCTTATGCAGATCGACACCATTTCAACATCGAGCCCATTACCTCACAGCCAAAATTGAATGACATCGTGAGAAATGCCAATGATGTGGGCTTTCCTGTGGCGATCCATGCCATCGGTGATAAAAGTGTAGATATGGCATTGAATGCAATTGAAAACAGCCCGAAACATCGCCAACTGATGAATCGGATTGAACATATTGAAGTCACCACTAAAACGGCAATTCCTCGTTTTGCTGAATTAGGCGTTGTCGCCTCCATGCAGCCAGACCATGCGATTGCTGGTAATTATCAGGAGTCGCGTCTCGGTGAAGCACGAATGCCGTATAGCTATGCGTGGCAGTCGTTATTGAGTAGTGGTGCGTCGATGGTGTTGGGCAGCGACTGGCCAACGGCCCCTGAAAATCCAATGCTACAGTTAAGTGATGTCGTGTTCCGCGAATATAATGGCAAGACGCGTTATAGCGATAATGCCTTGAGTTTGGATGAAGCCTTGTATGCCTATACCCAAGCACCCGCCAATGTCGCAGGCTGGGGCAATGAAATTGGCAGTATTAGTGTAGGAAAATGGGCGGATTTTGTGGTTTTACAAGGGGCTTTGCAAACGCCATTAAATAAAGACATTAAGGATTGGAAAGTGGCTCAAACTTGGTTTGCAGGTGAAAAAGTTTATGACGGCAAGCTGAACAGTAAATAATAAATTGAATGAAATAAAAAAAAGCCTACGGGCTTTTTTTTATTTTTAGCCACTTGATTTTAAATCATGACTAAACGCATTTTGCTTAAAAAATAAATGGTTCCTATATTTTTATTTAAATTGGTTCTCGGTTTTATTTCAAAATTAAAGACAATGAAAATTCAAGAATAATCATGTACTAATGGAATAAGTGAATGATAAAAAATACAGTGCTGCTAGGGATTTTCACATCGGCAATATTTTCAACAATCAATGTGCAAGCCGCAGAATCGAAAGCGTTTAAGGATCAGTTTGCTGTGAGTGGTTCGCTGGCATTTTTAACGGAATACTACTGGCGTGGCACAACCCAGACGCAGGGTAAGCCTGCCGTTCAGGGGACCTTAAGAGCAGATCATAATTCAGGTTTATACGCACAGCTTTTTGCCTCGAATATACAACTCGATATCGGTAGCAGTGTCGAGTTCGACTATTACCTTGGCTATGATTACCAATTCAATGATCACTTAAAGTTGAATTTACAATATTTGGATGTCAATTATCCAGGTGAAGACAAAACCTTGCCAAGGGTCGACTTTGAGGAATATTCAATTGGGTTGTTTGCATCAGGGATGTTGAATCAACAAGATCAATTGAATCTCTCATTTTATTATTCACCAGACTACACCCTAGAAACAGGGAAGATGCTGCGTTATGAGGTCGGTTATCGCTATCCTGTCGCTGACCAATGGAATGCTTATGCACAGGCTGCCTATAACCAGTTCTCAAGTAACGAGGCCTATGAATTACTGTGGGCAACTGATGAAAAGAAACATTTTTATGATTATAAAGTAGGTGTTGACTTTAACTATCAAGATTTTATTTTTGATCTGTATTATGCCGATGGCAATGTGAATAAGGCCTTGAAAAATGCCGATTCAACTGTGGTATTTAGCCTAACCAGAACATTCTAATTGATCACTTTAAGATTTATAAAATCTACTCTTGTAAAATAAACAGCCTTAGGTCCAATGTTTTGAAAATATAGATGAATTCATCTTGTTTTTAGCATAGACCTGAGGCTTTTTTTATTATGATGAGAAGAGAAAATAATAACGTCATCATCATATTTTCTGCCGAATAAGACCAACATGTTTTACCTATAAAACAGAAAAATAAAGGTAGGAGCCAATTCAAATTTCAAGCTGATTTACAGTGGTTTAATAATAGGCAATTGAGCACTTTAAAAAATATAATTTTATTCTTTTTTGTGTTGTTTATTTAATTGAAAAATAATGTTTTTTAAAGTTTTTCTGAGTCGCTGTGAAATTGGTTCCTAAAGCAGTGTTGAAATTGGTACTCGTCTTTTCTTGAATTATTTATCAAAGTGGATGCTAAGGCGACTCTAAAGATATTTAAAAGGGATGTGCAAAACAATGAGAGTGAATGCAGAGCGATTATGGCAAATGCTCATGGAAATGGCAAAAATTGGTGCAACTGATCAGGGTGGCAATACCCGTTTAGCACTCAGTGATGAAGATATTGCAGGTCGAGCTTTACTGCTGGAATGGGCAGAAAAAATCAATCTTTCCGTTCACTATGATGAAGTCGGAAATCTGATTTTACGCCGTGCAGGTCGAAATGAAAGTGCGTTACCGATAGTGATGGGGAGTCATCTCGATACACAACCTAAAGGCGGTCGCTTTGATGGAATTTATGGCGTGCTGGCCGGCATGGAAGTTTTACAGCGTTTAGCCGAAGAAAAAATAACCACGGAACATCCATTTGAGCTTGTAGTGTGGATGAATGAAGAGGGTGCACGTTTTACCCCAGCGATGATGGGTTCAGCGGCTTTCGCGGGCGTCATTCCTAAACAACAAATTTATGACAGCACAGATAAACAAGGTGTTTCAGTTTTTGCGGAACTGGTGCGTACAGGACAACTTGGCAATTACCCATTGGCTCGTCCATTCCAAGCCTATTACGAAGCGCATATCGAGCAAGGCCCTGTACTGGAAAAAAATGAGATTTCGATTGGTGTGGTGACGGGTGGACAAGCGATTCTCTGGCTGGATGTTGAAACTAAAGGTCGTGCTGCACACGCTGGCACTACGCCAATGAATCTGCGTAAAGATACCATGGTCGGGACTGCTGAAATGATTGTGGCTTTAGAGCAATGCATTTTGGAACAATTCCCAGAAGGTTTGGTGACTTTTGGTGAAATGCAGGTCGCGAATTCGTCACGTAATACCATTCCTGGTCAAATCCAGTGGACTATTGACTTACGTAATCCAGATGATGCCCAGCTCGAAGCGATGGAACAAGCAACACATCAACTATTGCATTCACTCGCAGCACAACGAGATTTAGAGATTAGCATTTCACAACATTGGTTAAGCCCAGCGACTTATTTTGATCGTACTTGTGTTGCAACCGTACAAGATGCTGTGGACAGCTTGGGATATAGCAATCAGACCATTGTCAGCGGGGCAGGCCACGATGCAATCAACATTGCCAAACACTGCCCAACGACCATGATTTTTATTCCATGTATCAATGGACTCAGCCATAACGAAGCAGAAGACATTTATGCGAATGACGCTGCACAAGGTGCTGATGTGTTACTGAATGCCATTCTAAATTATGACAAACAACATGCTGCGCAAGATTCATCAGCGCATGTAGCAACTATTTAACGATTATAGCCAAGAGCGAAATGTAGGAAATGCAGGCTTCTAAAAGAAGTACTGCGAATATTGAGGACGGACAACGATGAACTCTAAATTACCAGTAGAAATTGATATTCAAGATATCTGGCAAAAAGATAAAGACCATGTGATTCACCCATGGACTGATTTTTCGACATTTAAAGACGAAGGCTCTTTAATTATGTCTAAAGGCGAAAATGTCTATGTCTATGATGCACATGGCAATAAATACCTAGATGGTATCGGTGGCTTATGGTGTGTCAATGTCGGCTACGGACGTAAAGAAATTGCAGATGCGGTTGCTGAGCAAATTATGCAATTGCCTTATTACTCTCCATTTGGACATCAAACCACTGCGCCAGCAGCGAAGTTGGCTGCAAAACTGGCAGAGTTAGCACCGGGTAACCTAAACCATGTGTTCTATGGTTGTGGTGGTTCGGTTGCCAATGATACCGCTGTGCGTTTGATTCACCATTATTTTTATCAAATCGGCAAGCCATCTAAGAAAAAACTGATTGCACGTAAGGATGCTTATCACGGCAGTACTTATATCAGTATGACGTTGACAGGGATTGAAGCTGATCATGTTGGCTTTGAGATTCACAATCAATTAGTCCATCACGTTTCATGCCCGAACCCATACCGTAAGCCTGAATCTCAATCGATGGAAGATTTCTGTAATGAAAAAGTGCAGGAACTGGAAGATACGATTTTGGAGCTAGGCCCAGATAACGTTGCCGCATTCTTTGCTGAGCCAATTATGGGTGCAGGCGGTGTGATTGTTCCACCAGAGGGCTACCATGCCAAGACTTTAGCCGTGTGTAAAAAGTACAACGTGTTATATGTGTCTGATGAAGTGGTGACTGCATTTGGTCGTTTGGGGCATATGTTTGCTTCAGAGGCGGTATTTGGCATCGTTCCCGACATCATTACTTGTGCCAAAGGCTTGTCTTCAGGTTACTTGCCATTAGGCGCAACCATTATCTCTGATGAAATTTATGATGCGATCAGCAAACCACACCATGAAGGCGGTCTGTTAACCCATGGTTTTACTTATTCAGGTCATCCTGTGAGCTGTGTTGCTGCACTGAAAAATATTGAAATCATTGAAAAAGAAAATATTTGTGAGCATGTGCAAGACATGGGCGCTTATTTTGAGGAACAGTTAAAAACCTTGGCTGATCTTGAAATCGTCGGTGAAGTACGTGGCAAAAAATTCATGATGTGTATTGAAAACTTACGTAATAAACAAACTAAAGAACTCTTCGATCGTTCGGTAGGTGTTGGAAAACGTATTGCCAATCATTGTCAAAAATTAGGTCTGATCGTGCGTCCAGTTGGTCACATGAATGTGTTATCTCCACCACTGATCTTGACCCGTGAGCAAGTTGATTTTGCAGTGAAGACTTTACGTCATGCGATTCAAAATACCATTCAAGAGCTTAGAGCCGAAGGGCATCTATAAGCTGAAAAATCAGTGTTTATTTCCCCTAATTTCAACTTGCCTTAAGGGGCGAGTTGAGCTCCTCAACCGCAAAAGGCTGAGGTGAAACAAAAGACATGGACCGAAATGGCTGAGTAATAAAGGTCGATACCGTTTTAAGTTGCACTGAAATAATGGCAATCATAAAGCTTAAAGCAGATGTATCACCCGAAGGCGAGTAAGCAGATGAAGAAT
This genomic stretch from Acinetobacter sp. C32I harbors:
- a CDS encoding NAD-dependent succinate-semialdehyde dehydrogenase → MIDLNLQALLKHPDIRFDAAPTEHYFVVDDAATGQALAWVKASDQADVEAAIARSAIAQAQWQQQTALVRADILLAWYQLILQQREALAQILTAEQGKSLAEARGEIAYAASFIRWFAEQARRVDGSVLTPVQSQQRLIVLKQAIGVTAAITPWNFPAAMITRKIAPALAAGCSMLVKPAEQTPLTAYALAVLAEQAGLPADLFILISGDAVAVGQTLCASDTVRKLSFTGSTDVGRILMKQCAPTIKKLSLELGGNAPVIIFDDADVERAVQGIMVSKFRNSGQTCVCANRIYVQAGIYETICERLKIAVEQQLRVGDGREDGVTQGPLIDQDAVEKVQSHIADAVSQGASVVVGGQAHALGKTFFEPTILRDVTQQMKVAKEETFGPLAPLFRFNDEAEAVAMANDTEFGLASYIFTQDMARQWRVGEALQYGMVGVNTGLISNEVAPFGGIKQSGLGREGSQFGIEEYLELKYMCVDIS
- a CDS encoding amidohydrolase, whose translation is MKKKLWLGLSVCLMTFGTQAQTPQADIIVMNADIRTSNPAKPKAQAFAIKDGKFLAVGNNAFIQNMASPKTQVIDAQGKTVLPGLTDAHTHLLGGLELWEGVDLFGITDRQEWFKLIAKRDKELAKDAWLVGGRWDVSAMKDNRMPTRQELDAIVPDRPVVLQDIDYHTVWVNSKAMQLLGIDKNTKAPEGGEIVKDPQTGEPTGIFKETAANQLILASPQYTKALLSGKAAIPVVEKIVAHFNSLGITSVHDMWAELATVYPALLESQKQLPMRIRFGLMAGEDQATLAQLQSYAKQRDQLNQRFIQKEQQWQKGPQFRFGYMKYFVDGTLMSYTAALNEPYADRHHFNIEPITSQPKLNDIVRNANDVGFPVAIHAIGDKSVDMALNAIENSPKHRQLMNRIEHIEVTTKTAIPRFAELGVVASMQPDHAIAGNYQESRLGEARMPYSYAWQSLLSSGASMVLGSDWPTAPENPMLQLSDVVFREYNGKTRYSDNALSLDEALYAYTQAPANVAGWGNEIGSISVGKWADFVVLQGALQTPLNKDIKDWKVAQTWFAGEKVYDGKLNSK
- a CDS encoding TorF family putative porin, with the protein product MIKNTVLLGIFTSAIFSTINVQAAESKAFKDQFAVSGSLAFLTEYYWRGTTQTQGKPAVQGTLRADHNSGLYAQLFASNIQLDIGSSVEFDYYLGYDYQFNDHLKLNLQYLDVNYPGEDKTLPRVDFEEYSIGLFASGMLNQQDQLNLSFYYSPDYTLETGKMLRYEVGYRYPVADQWNAYAQAAYNQFSSNEAYELLWATDEKKHFYDYKVGVDFNYQDFIFDLYYADGNVNKALKNADSTVVFSLTRTF
- a CDS encoding Zn-dependent hydrolase, with the translated sequence MRVNAERLWQMLMEMAKIGATDQGGNTRLALSDEDIAGRALLLEWAEKINLSVHYDEVGNLILRRAGRNESALPIVMGSHLDTQPKGGRFDGIYGVLAGMEVLQRLAEEKITTEHPFELVVWMNEEGARFTPAMMGSAAFAGVIPKQQIYDSTDKQGVSVFAELVRTGQLGNYPLARPFQAYYEAHIEQGPVLEKNEISIGVVTGGQAILWLDVETKGRAAHAGTTPMNLRKDTMVGTAEMIVALEQCILEQFPEGLVTFGEMQVANSSRNTIPGQIQWTIDLRNPDDAQLEAMEQATHQLLHSLAAQRDLEISISQHWLSPATYFDRTCVATVQDAVDSLGYSNQTIVSGAGHDAINIAKHCPTTMIFIPCINGLSHNEAEDIYANDAAQGADVLLNAILNYDKQHAAQDSSAHVATI
- a CDS encoding aminotransferase; protein product: MNSKLPVEIDIQDIWQKDKDHVIHPWTDFSTFKDEGSLIMSKGENVYVYDAHGNKYLDGIGGLWCVNVGYGRKEIADAVAEQIMQLPYYSPFGHQTTAPAAKLAAKLAELAPGNLNHVFYGCGGSVANDTAVRLIHHYFYQIGKPSKKKLIARKDAYHGSTYISMTLTGIEADHVGFEIHNQLVHHVSCPNPYRKPESQSMEDFCNEKVQELEDTILELGPDNVAAFFAEPIMGAGGVIVPPEGYHAKTLAVCKKYNVLYVSDEVVTAFGRLGHMFASEAVFGIVPDIITCAKGLSSGYLPLGATIISDEIYDAISKPHHEGGLLTHGFTYSGHPVSCVAALKNIEIIEKENICEHVQDMGAYFEEQLKTLADLEIVGEVRGKKFMMCIENLRNKQTKELFDRSVGVGKRIANHCQKLGLIVRPVGHMNVLSPPLILTREQVDFAVKTLRHAIQNTIQELRAEGHL